The Muricauda sp. SCSIO 65647 genome includes a region encoding these proteins:
- the dnaA gene encoding chromosomal replication initiator protein DnaA, translated as MNVTADSVWNNCLGFIKDNIQPQAFKTWFEPIRPVRLTDNALSIQVPSKFFYEWLEEHYVKLLKVALTKELGKNAKLVYVIKMENKYGNSEPFTEKIPSSNRSSMDPQELDVPITSKNPELKNPFVIPGIRNIKIESQLNPNYNFENFLEGDSNRLARSAGMAVANKPGGTSFNPLLIFGGVGLGKTHLAHAIGVEIKDKYPEKTVLYISAEKFTQQYIDSVKKNTRNDFIHFYQLIDALIIDDVQFLSGKSGTQDVFFHIFNHLHQNGKQVILTSDKAPVDMQDIEQRLLSRFKWGLSAELQSPDYETRVSILKNKLYRDGVEMPEEIIDHVAKNIKTNIRELEGAIISLIAQSSFNKKEVTLELAQQVVEKFVKNTKREVSIDYIQKVVSDYFEMDVATLQSKTRKRHIVQARQLAMFFAKKYTKASLASIGSQIGKRDHATVLHACKTVDNLAETDKQFRKYLEDLNKKFT; from the coding sequence ATGAATGTTACTGCAGACTCCGTTTGGAACAACTGTTTGGGCTTTATCAAAGATAACATCCAACCGCAGGCATTCAAAACTTGGTTCGAACCCATAAGGCCGGTAAGGCTTACCGACAATGCCCTGAGCATTCAGGTGCCCAGCAAATTTTTTTATGAGTGGCTCGAAGAGCATTACGTAAAGCTCTTGAAAGTGGCATTGACCAAGGAATTGGGCAAAAATGCGAAGTTGGTCTACGTCATCAAAATGGAAAACAAGTACGGTAACAGCGAACCCTTTACTGAGAAAATTCCAAGCTCTAATCGTTCGTCCATGGATCCCCAAGAGCTCGATGTGCCCATAACTTCTAAAAACCCTGAACTAAAAAATCCGTTTGTCATACCGGGCATTCGCAACATAAAAATCGAGTCACAGCTCAACCCAAATTATAATTTTGAGAACTTTCTAGAGGGCGATTCAAATAGATTGGCCCGTTCGGCTGGTATGGCGGTGGCCAACAAACCAGGAGGTACTTCTTTCAATCCCCTATTGATTTTTGGTGGGGTCGGCCTTGGGAAGACCCACTTGGCCCATGCCATTGGAGTCGAAATAAAGGACAAATATCCTGAAAAGACCGTACTCTATATCTCAGCTGAAAAGTTCACGCAGCAATATATAGACTCCGTCAAAAAGAATACCCGAAACGATTTTATACATTTCTACCAACTCATCGATGCCTTGATTATTGATGATGTACAGTTTCTATCGGGAAAATCAGGTACACAAGATGTTTTTTTCCATATCTTCAACCATCTTCACCAAAATGGCAAGCAGGTAATCCTCACCTCTGATAAGGCACCGGTCGACATGCAAGATATCGAGCAGCGGTTACTTTCAAGGTTCAAATGGGGATTGTCAGCTGAGTTGCAAAGTCCCGACTATGAGACCCGTGTCTCCATACTCAAAAACAAGTTATACCGTGATGGGGTCGAGATGCCCGAAGAAATCATCGACCATGTCGCTAAAAACATCAAGACCAATATCCGCGAGCTTGAAGGGGCCATTATTTCTTTGATCGCCCAATCTTCGTTCAACAAAAAGGAGGTCACTTTAGAGTTGGCCCAGCAGGTGGTGGAGAAGTTTGTCAAGAACACCAAACGAGAGGTATCGATCGATTATATACAAAAGGTCGTCTCAGATTATTTCGAGATGGATGTGGCCACCCTGCAATCGAAGACCCGCAAAAGGCATATTGTTCAAGCCAGACAATTGGCCATGTTCTTTGCCAAAAAATATACCAAGGCCTCATTGGCCAGTATCGGTTCGCAAATAGGCAAAAGAGACCATGCCACCGTGCTACATGCTTGCAAGACCGTTGATAACCTTGCCGAGACCGATAAACAGTTCAGAAAGTACCTCGAGGATCTGAACAAAAAATTCACCTAA
- a CDS encoding SAM-dependent methyltransferase: MADSIGKLYLIPTPLGDGGPLEVLPISVKWAIENIEHYIVENERSARRFIKKISPKKSQPDLNFDWLNKFTNPEEIPTFLEPCLQGHDMGLLSEAGCPAIADPGAQIVRLAHEKNIKVIPLVGPSSVLMAMMSSGLNGQNFAFNGYLAIENSERKKQIKQLEKKSADTGQSQVFIETPYRNDKMLVELVKTLKSDTLLCVATDISLSTEYIKTQTAHDWGRTQIELNKRPSIFIIQA; encoded by the coding sequence ATGGCCGATTCTATTGGGAAATTATACTTGATTCCTACCCCATTGGGAGATGGTGGACCTTTGGAAGTTTTGCCCATTTCTGTCAAATGGGCCATTGAGAATATTGAACACTATATTGTAGAAAATGAACGTTCGGCCCGCCGATTCATAAAAAAGATAAGTCCAAAAAAGTCACAGCCAGACCTAAATTTTGATTGGTTGAACAAATTTACCAACCCCGAAGAGATTCCTACCTTTCTTGAACCTTGCCTACAGGGCCATGATATGGGTTTGTTATCAGAGGCCGGTTGCCCTGCAATTGCCGATCCAGGGGCTCAAATAGTTCGCCTGGCCCATGAAAAAAACATAAAAGTAATACCATTGGTCGGTCCCTCTTCCGTTTTGATGGCCATGATGTCGAGTGGTCTTAATGGCCAGAACTTTGCCTTTAACGGATACCTGGCGATAGAAAACAGTGAGCGGAAGAAACAAATCAAACAACTCGAAAAGAAATCTGCAGATACTGGGCAATCACAAGTTTTTATTGAAACGCCTTATCGAAATGATAAAATGTTGGTCGAATTGGTGAAAACACTGAAATCTGATACCCTTTTATGCGTGGCCACCGATATCAGCTTATCGACCGAGTACATTAAAACGCAGACAGCACATGATTGGGGCAGAACCCAAATAGAATTGAACAAAAGGCCCAGCATATTCATTATTCAGGCCTAA
- a CDS encoding low molecular weight protein-tyrosine-phosphatase: MTKILMVCLGNICRSPLAEGILKSKVDRSKVFVDSAGTGGYHVGEPPDKRSIEAAMSRGIDISGQRCRKFSKVDFRDFDLIFAMDRNNYHDILKQAETEEDRQKVHLLLDLIDIGVQEVPDPYYGGKRGFEDVYGMIDQACTALIAKLN, from the coding sequence ATGACCAAGATATTGATGGTCTGTTTGGGCAACATTTGCCGTTCTCCCTTGGCCGAGGGCATTCTTAAATCAAAGGTCGATCGATCGAAAGTTTTTGTCGATTCAGCAGGTACCGGAGGGTATCATGTTGGGGAGCCCCCAGATAAAAGATCCATAGAAGCTGCGATGAGTCGGGGTATAGATATTTCTGGGCAACGCTGTAGAAAATTTTCAAAAGTTGATTTCAGGGATTTCGACCTCATCTTTGCCATGGACAGAAACAATTACCACGATATCTTGAAACAGGCAGAAACGGAAGAAGATAGGCAGAAAGTGCATTTGTTGCTCGATTTGATAGATATAGGCGTGCAAGAGGTACCCGACCCCTATTATGGTGGAAAAAGAGGATTTGAAGATGTATATGGGATGATTGACCAAGCCTGTACCGCTTTAATTGCGAAACTGAACTAA
- the mltG gene encoding endolytic transglycosylase MltG, giving the protein MNLKRVVWATLLLGLVICGFFAYRIYSAIFSPNTKFVNEEAYVFVPTDSDINEVADVLEPLLNDVTTFMAVADRKGYSTNIKGGKYAIKRGMNNNEIVNSLRSQNIPVRVSFNNQETLADLAGRIAEQLEADSLSLLRAMNDSNFLVESQFTDETKLGLYIPNTYEFFWNTDAEGFRNRMLKEYRSYWNTEREKKAEEIGLTPSQAIALASIVQKETVKVDERPTVAGVYLNRLKRGMPLQADPTVIYAIKQKSQNFDTVIKRVLYRDLEIDSPYNTYKYAGLPPGPITMPDISSIEAVLNPQEHDYLYFVADVSNFGYHMFAETLVQHNRNKVQYIRWLNQQKINR; this is encoded by the coding sequence ATGAATTTGAAACGTGTGGTATGGGCAACATTGTTGTTGGGATTGGTTATCTGCGGATTTTTCGCCTATCGTATCTATTCGGCCATTTTTTCACCGAACACCAAGTTTGTCAACGAAGAGGCATATGTATTTGTGCCCACAGATTCCGACATCAATGAAGTTGCCGATGTATTGGAACCGCTTTTGAACGACGTGACGACCTTTATGGCCGTGGCAGATAGAAAGGGTTATTCCACCAATATCAAAGGTGGAAAATATGCCATCAAAAGGGGTATGAACAATAATGAAATTGTGAACTCATTGCGTAGCCAAAATATTCCTGTACGGGTGTCTTTCAACAATCAGGAAACCCTTGCCGATCTTGCTGGCCGTATTGCGGAGCAACTTGAAGCCGACAGTCTCTCACTGCTTAGGGCAATGAACGATTCCAATTTTTTGGTCGAATCACAATTTACCGATGAAACAAAATTGGGTTTGTACATTCCTAATACTTATGAGTTTTTTTGGAATACCGATGCCGAGGGATTTCGCAATAGAATGCTAAAAGAATACCGAAGCTATTGGAATACTGAGCGTGAAAAAAAAGCTGAAGAAATTGGTTTAACCCCTTCTCAAGCAATTGCTTTGGCTTCCATTGTGCAGAAAGAGACAGTAAAGGTCGATGAACGCCCCACGGTGGCAGGGGTCTACCTCAATAGATTGAAAAGGGGAATGCCCCTTCAGGCCGATCCCACCGTAATATATGCAATAAAACAGAAGAGCCAGAACTTCGACACTGTTATTAAAAGGGTACTCTACAGGGATTTGGAGATAGATTCTCCCTACAATACCTATAAATACGCCGGATTGCCACCAGGGCCAATTACGATGCCCGATATATCATCGATTGAAGCTGTATTGAATCCTCAAGAGCACGACTATCTATATTTTGTGGCTGATGTCTCGAACTTTGGCTACCATATGTTTGCTGAGACCTTGGTGCAACACAACCGAAATAAGGTACAGTATATCAGATGGCTCAATCAACAAAAAATTAACCGGTAA
- a CDS encoding GNAT family N-acetyltransferase has protein sequence MLKLKSRNCYLRALEPEDLDFLYHLENNTDLWEISGTITPFSKEVLRNYLDNSHRDVYEVKQLRLCICNSKNDQVGLIDLFDFDPKNLRAGLGIVVLESKDRNKGIGQNALTLMIDYAFSILNLHQLYANILEDNKASLHLFEKMGFKRVGLKKDWIKSENGFKNEVLYQKLKSP, from the coding sequence GTGTTAAAATTGAAGTCAAGAAACTGCTATCTGCGCGCGCTAGAACCCGAAGATCTGGATTTTCTGTACCATTTAGAGAACAACACCGATTTATGGGAGATCAGTGGTACCATAACCCCATTTTCGAAAGAAGTTTTGAGAAACTATCTCGACAATTCACATCGTGATGTTTATGAGGTCAAGCAATTACGTTTATGTATATGCAATTCGAAAAATGATCAAGTGGGCCTGATAGATCTATTTGACTTTGATCCTAAAAATCTTCGGGCAGGCCTTGGCATAGTGGTTTTAGAGTCAAAAGACAGAAATAAAGGTATTGGTCAAAATGCCCTGACCTTGATGATAGACTATGCCTTTTCGATATTGAACCTACACCAGTTGTACGCGAACATACTTGAAGATAACAAAGCGAGCCTCCATCTTTTCGAAAAAATGGGCTTCAAACGTGTAGGGCTAAAAAAAGATTGGATCAAATCAGAAAATGGATTCAAAAACGAAGTTTTGTACCAAAAATTAAAGTCACCATGA